Proteins found in one Vagococcus carniphilus genomic segment:
- the yqeK gene encoding bis(5'-nucleosyl)-tetraphosphatase (symmetrical) YqeK, with the protein MIYSNQITTMTREELMEKVSEKMSDKRFQHVLRVEKKAIELAHKYGVDVEKASIAALTHDYAKERPDEEMISLIKSKGFNVELIEYGNAIWHGILGAYLVKEELDISDSTILKAIELHTTGSKDMSELDKVIYVADYIEDGRRFPVVEEARQVADVSLDLAVGFETKHTLLYLINNQNKIYPKTLETYNEWVVK; encoded by the coding sequence ATGATTTATAGTAATCAGATAACAACAATGACACGAGAAGAATTAATGGAAAAAGTTTCTGAGAAAATGTCAGATAAAAGATTTCAACATGTTTTGAGAGTTGAAAAAAAAGCAATTGAGTTAGCTCATAAATATGGTGTGGATGTTGAAAAAGCAAGTATTGCTGCATTGACTCATGACTATGCAAAAGAAAGACCTGATGAAGAGATGATTTCTCTCATTAAGTCGAAAGGGTTTAATGTTGAACTTATTGAATATGGTAATGCTATCTGGCATGGCATATTGGGAGCTTACCTTGTTAAGGAAGAATTAGATATTTCTGATTCAACTATTTTAAAAGCAATTGAACTACATACAACGGGCTCCAAAGATATGAGTGAACTAGATAAAGTAATTTATGTGGCTGATTATATTGAAGATGGTCGTCGTTTTCCAGTAGTTGAAGAAGCAAGACAAGTAGCAGATGTAAGTTTAGACTTAGCTGTAGGCTTTGAAACAAAGCATACACTTTTATATTTAATTAATAATCAAAATAAAATCTATCCTAAAACGTTAGAAACGTACAATG